The DNA sequence ATACAATGTATTCTAGCTGTGTACGGGGGAAATATGACGAGGCCACAAGACCCTCAGGTGTTTTATTTTGTTCGTCGTCTTGTTATTGTAATACTCTATGTCAATAATTAATAAGGTATGCTGGATACACGTGAACTTTCCCAAAGAAACTCGTCTAACGCATTCTGTATAAGCGTTCACATTTTTTACTGATATAACTGCTGTAATAAGaaacatttgtacaaaactgcTGCTTCAGCTCTacggcctccgtggccgagtgggtaGGGtctctggcttcaaatcacttacctAAGCTTTGCTTAGAATGTATAATACTTTCCTGCGAGGAAGCCATACAGTAGACATATAGAAGGTCGGCTTCCAAAACCATTAAGTCTGGAATATGattgtgtctgtgtgacgttAACTTCCCCCTCACTCGCACAACCtccacaaaaaatacaaaaacaaaacatatagcTTGACAAGGCAGTCGCATGTATCCAAATCATAAATGACGTTAAACGGAAGACGAGATTAAAAGGTACAGGTATTAAAACTAACACCACTCAATGTGCCGCTCATTTCGTGTGATGCGGGTAAACTGTCTTCGATGCGGATTTTCGTTGATACAGCCTACATTAAAGTGATGTCTACAGTAGTGTCATAGCGACCTAACCTGCTAGCCATAAGGAGAATCTAGTACATTTTTCACGCTTGTCATATAAATAAGATATTCGGCTGACGAAATATTAACAGCATCATTGATAAATTGCTTAAAAAATAAACAGGTATACTTCacatttatttgatgaaatgtatCTGCATAAAAGGTTACAAATTATGATTTATTAGCAATCGACCAATAAATCAAACCTTTTGTCGTTTGCATGTATATAAAGGTagtttaaatatgattaatatatACAATTATAAGTAAAAAAGTACCTCGTCCCTGATAAGAAAAGGCAGAAAAAATGTTTAGTACGctatatgataaaaagaataataagTGAGTGAAGAATACCTATAATGGCATATTAGTGTACAAAAAGCTACAAAAATACACAGTGCATCAGTTTTCTCCGTTTGATAAGCGTTTAACTGAGTTTCTTAATGAGTATGAAGCAGAGTTCCAGAGAATGTGTTCCATCTAGTAGAAGAACCGTGATAAATAACGTTGCCTGTTCGGGTAGACAACACTTGAATCCCAACCCTCTGACCAACCGTGAGGACTTCTACAGTAACAGCTGAGTGGCAAGCATTGTTGGCTGAATTCCGGAACACTACAGGTGCCGTCTTCGTGTCATCCACCATGATATCAATATACAAACTCTTTCCAGCGAACACACAAAAGATAACATTAAACATATATGTTCCATTAACAGGTGCGGTGAATATACCACTGCTGGAGTCATAGGCGCCACCCTCGTTCAACAATGTTGTAGGAAAAACAATGTAAACTCCACTTGTAACGGTCATGTGTGAATTAAGGCGTGCCTTAAACACTATCTTCGGTATTGTTGATGCTTCTGTAAAGAAGATTGTGATTACTTAAATGCGAACTACATTGATATCTGTTTTCCtaactttatatatattatggataacattaattttaaagttaCATCAAGTTTAGATGatcatttgaatgatttttcttCTGACAGTTTGGTATAAATTATATTATGACATTGGAAAGGAAGTAAACATATTgatcacctctcatgaacaggctcaatcttATCGAGTTTGCTATTGGTTGTGAgcatcttcttacagatttaattttaaaaaattgacgTATCTAAAATACAATTTAGTGCTGTATTTATTAACAaattattcgtgggggactaattttcgtggatttcgtggttgagtcaaaccacgaaatttaatcccaacgaacaagtaaaattcctattcattttatgttcaaaagatgaaatccacgaattcatatccccacgaaattgccggtttgaacaaaaccacgaaatttcatgcccacgaaattaaatgatttcacagtactttatATCTAAATTCTAGCTTTCCTGTacttatataattttaaatgtaccgttaatattgttataaatgCCCGGCTACTGGAATAGTCAATGAAACTGCTCTAGAAGTttttaatgacagaaaaacaacttgaaataatacctgcaacattttcaactCTTTTCATCATTTTCCCAACAGTCTCTGTCATTTTCTGCTCAAACGCGGTGGACTCTTCTTCAAGTTTGCTTTTAATCTTAGCCACACTTTGGTCCAGGGTCTCTAGAGCAGTAGCCACCTCCGTTTTAGTTTTTGCCATGTTTTCAGCTCTTTCAAGACCTTCAATTTTCATTCTTTCCATCTGATATTCCATTCGAACTAATTTTTCCAAGatcttttcttcaaaat is a window from the Mercenaria mercenaria strain notata chromosome 7, MADL_Memer_1, whole genome shotgun sequence genome containing:
- the LOC123555785 gene encoding C1q-related factor-like, which encodes MISYVALCAVFLTVIAEEPHCSKYDFEEKILEKLVRMEYQMERMKIEGLERAENMAKTKTEVATALETLDQSVAKIKSKLEEESTAFEQKMTETVGKMMKRVENVAEASTIPKIVFKARLNSHMTVTSGVYIVFPTTLLNEGGAYDSSSGIFTAPVNGTYMFNVIFCVFAGKSLYIDIMVDDTKTAPVVFRNSANNACHSAVTVEVLTVGQRVGIQVLSTRTGNVIYHGSSTRWNTFSGTLLHTH